A stretch of Branchiostoma lanceolatum isolate klBraLanc5 chromosome 14, klBraLanc5.hap2, whole genome shotgun sequence DNA encodes these proteins:
- the LOC136448096 gene encoding protein transport protein Sec24A-like isoform X2 codes for MADPQAPFRPGVAPPPPGAQLQNGPSTNVGKPMPGPPMPGQQMVPPPGAGPPPPGHMYGTKPYAPGPYQGAGPPSSKPLAPPPSSGGYTNMYNQQGGAGPPPSSLHNSAPPLNQRNFTSTYGPSSAGGMPPPPSSGQYASPPGGRGGLGLPPSGPVPNGQTYGQPPASRPGMVPPHSAGYQPGMPHSSRQGGVPPPPSSMGQPASGMRPPPPSSMAPPPTSMGPPPISVAPPPSSVGPPPSSMVPPRSMGQPYTSQPSPAPPPAKSALPPPTSFSNQPNQTVPSSRGGQGGVPPPPLPGQTYTPQQRPTGPPPTGQQYGPAQGLAPPPSGQRQPGPPTVAPLTQAHTHLTPYYQPTGHRDTPGSSSGPPSARSSTAPSPIPTQNFDAIEGGGVMPSYPGPPGPQMGPPSGPPTSQAMRRQYPHDPSVPSSGQEPIRVSGTMAPVSTAQGSFPPPPGAQPGYAPYGQVPPPPTSMGTAPPPSSKGFGPPPPGGQGMMPPPPGTQGSMPPPPSSMGQYQGGLPPPPSSQQGGMPPPPTSMGQFQGGLPPPGQQRPPLPQGGMPPPQGQQPGMYGQQMQQTPNDLASPFGGLTVAGGESRAVNLLQNRNICPPEPVEPPKANLRDDLKKVNTSPDLFRCTLTTLPQNQNLLNKCKLPLGILLHPFKDLSHLPVITSSVIVRCRSCRTYINPFVTFIDSRRWKCNLCYRVNDLPEEFMYNPLTKSYGEPHKRPEVQNSTIELIAPSEYMLRPPQPAVYLFVLDVSHNAVEMGYLHSFCRVLLDELERFPGDARTAIGFLTFDKVLHFYNLAEGLSQPQMLIVSDTEDVFLPSPDNLLVNLQESKELIQDLLHQLPEMFADNTETHSALGPALQVAHKLMTPTGGRVCVFQSCLPSLGPGALKPREDPNQRAGTDVQHLGPATDFYKRMALECAGQQIAVDMFFMPGQYTDIATLSGVAKYSGGATFYFPGFHPVRGPAQVTRFERDLRRYLTRKIGFEAVMRIRCTRGLSIHTFHGNFFVRSTDLLSLPNVNPDAGFAMQVSIEEALVDSSTACFQAALLYTSSKGERRIRVHTMALPVSSNITEIYAGADQQAVVGLLARMAVDRSIMSSIRDAREAVINACIDCLAQYRNSVAGQQLGALMAPWSLRMFPLYILALLKHPAFRLGTSTRLDDRVNTMNQLKALPLASNMMALHPYMYAVHNLNDEGALTIRDQIIPQPPILSLSSERLSRDGAFLLDNGEGVFMFVGRSISVQFCMDVLGVESFAAIPDVMFELPELDNANSERVRSFVGWLREQRPFFPPLQIIREDSRQRMVFLQHLVEDRSESMFSYYEFLQHIQKEACK; via the exons ATGGCCGATCCACAGGCACCTTTCCGGCCGGGAGTCGCGCCACCCCCGCCCGGAGCCCAGCTGCAAAATGGCCCCAGTACCAACGTGGGCAAACCCATGCCAG GCCCCCCCATGCCAGGTCAGCAGATGGTACCACCCCCAGGAgcaggcccccctccccccggacACATGTACGGAACCAAACCCTACGCGCCAGGACCGTACCAAGGCGCTGGGCCCCCCTCCAGCAAACCGCTAGCTCCCCCACCTTCAAGCGGGGGGTATACGAACATGTATAACCAGCAGGGGGGTGCCggcccccctccctcatcgTTACACAACTCCGCACCCCCCCTGAATCAGAGAAATTTTACAAGTACGTATGGACCCTCTAGTGCAGGGGGAATGCCCCCACCCCCCTCGAGTGGACAGTATGCGTCCCCCCCTGGGGGTAGGGGCGGGTTAGGACTGCCCCCGAGCGGACCGGTGCCAAACGGACAGACGTATGGACAACCCCCCGCATCCAGGCCAGGAATGGTACCTCCCCATAGTGCGGGATACCAGCCCGGAATGCCACACTCGAGCAGACAGGGGGGAGTACCCCCGCCTCCTTCATCAATGGGACAGCCAGCGTCAGGCATGAggcccccacccccctcctcaATGGCACCTCCCCCTACATCGATGGGGCCTCCCCCAATATCAgtcgcccctcccccttcctcaGTTGGACCACCCCCATCTTCCATGGTACCTCCCAGGTCTATGGGACAGCCGTACACAAGTCAGCCCAGCCCAGCCCCCCCTCCAGCAAAGTCAGCTCTCCCACCTCCCACATCTTTTAGCAACCAACCAAACCAGACTGTACCATCCAGCAGGGGAGGGCAGGGTGGCGTCCCTCCTCCACCACTACCAGGACAGACCTACACCCCCCAGCAGAGGCCAACCGGACCTCCCCCCACGGGTCAGCAGTATGGACCGGCCCAAGGTTTGGCCCCCCCACCCTCGGGTCAGAGGCAGCCTGGGCCACCAACAG TGGCTCCGCTAACCCAGGCACACACCCACCTGACCCCATACTACCAACCCACGGGTCACAGGGACACACCCGGGTCCTCATCAG GTCCACCCTCGGCAAGGTCGTCCACAGCGCCCTCCCCCATCCCCACACAGAACTTCGACGCCATCGAGGGAGGCGGAGTCATGCCCTCGTACCCTG GACCCCCCGGCCCCCAGATGGGCCCTCCCAGCGGTCCGCCCACCAGCCAGGCAATGAGGAGACAGTACCCACACGAT CCCTCAGTCCCGTCATCAGGACAGGAGCCGATCAGGGTGAGCGGGACGATGGCGCCGGTCTCCACCGCCCAGGGGAGCTTCCCCCCACCCCCAGGTGCACAGCCGGGGTACGCACCCTACGGCCaggtcccccctccccccaccagcATGGGCACAGCACCCCCGCCCAGCAGTAAAGGCTTCGGACCACCTCCCCCCGGGGGCCAGGGGATGATGCCCCCACCCCCGGGCACCCAAGGATCCatgcccccacccccctccagTATGGGGCAGTACCAGGGGggtctcccccctcccccctcctcaCAGCAAGGCGGTATGCCCCCACCTCCCACCAGTATGGGGCAGTTCCAGGGGGGTCTCCCCCCTCCAGGTCAGCAAAGACCTCCCCTGCCCCAGGGGGGAATGCCCCCACCCCAGGGGCAGCAGCCTGGTATGTACGGACAGCAGATGCAGCAG ACCCCCAACGACCTTGCCAGTCCGTTCGGGGGGCTGACGGTCGCGGGCGGCGAGTCGCGGGCCGTCAACCTGCTCCAGAACCGCAACATCTGCCCGCCAGAGCCGGTCGAACCACCCAAGGCCAACCTGAGGGACGACCTGAAGAAAGTCAACACCAGTCCTGA CCTGTTCCGCTGCACGCTGACGACCCTGCCGCAGAACCAGAACCTGCTCAACAAGTGCAAACTGCCGCTGGGGATCCTGCTGCACCCCTTCAAGGACCTCTCC CATCTGCCTGTGATCACGTCCAGCGTGATCGTGCGCTGCCGCTCCTGTCGGACGTACATCAACCCCTTCGTCACCTTCATCGACAGCAGGAGGTGGAAGTGCAATCTCTGCTATAGGGTCAATGACT TACCAGAGGAGTTTATGTACAACCCACTAACCAAGAGTTACGGGGAGCCACACAAGAGACCGGAGGTCCAGAACTCAACTATAGAGCTCATAGCACCCTCAGAATACATG ttGAGGCCGCCACAGCCTGCTGTTTACCTCTTTGTGCTGGACGTATCCCACAATGCCGTGGAGATGGGCTACCTGCACTCGTTCTGCCGCGTGCTATTGGACGAGCTCGAGAGATTTCCGGGCGACGCCCGCACCGCCATCGGCTTCCTGACGTTCGACAAGGTCCTGCACTTCTACAACCTGGCGGAGGGGCTGTCGCAGCCGCAGATGCTCATCGTGTCAGACACGGAAG ATGTGTTCCTGCCGTCGCCTGACAACCTCCTGGTCAACCTGCAGGAGTCAAAAGAG ctgaTCCAGGACCTGCTGCACCAGCTGCCGGAGATGTTCGCTGACAACACCGAGACCCACAGTGCACTGGGGCCGGCGCTGCAAGTCGCTCACAAACTCATG accCCTACAGGCGGGCGAGTATGCGTGTTCCAGTCCTGTTTGCCGTCTCTCGGACCGGGAGCGCTCAAGCCGCGGGAAGACCCCAACCAGCGAGCCGGAACT GATGTGCAGCACCTCGGGCCTGCCACAGACTTCTACAAGCGGATGGCGCTGGAGTGCGCCGGTCAGCAGATCGCTGTGGACATGTTCTTCATGCCGGGACAGTACACGGACATCGCTACACTGT CTGGCGTGGCGAAATACTCGGGCGGCGCCACGTTCTACTTCCCCGGGTTTCACCCCGTTCGCGGCCCGGCGCAGGTCACACGGTTCGAGCGCGACTTGCGCCGGTACCTCACCAGGAAGATCGGCTTCGAGGCCGTCATGAGGATACGATGCACGAGAG GACTGAGCATCCACACATTCCACGGGAACTTCTTCGTGCGCTCGACGGACCTTCTCTCGCTCCCGAACGTGAACCCGGACGCCGGCTTCGCCATGCAGGTGTCGATCGAAGAGGCCCTGGTGGACAGCAGCACGGCCTGCTTCCAGGCAGCCCTGCTCTACACAAGCAGCAAAG GAGAGCGGAGGATCCGGGTGCACACGATGGCGCTGCCCGTCAGCAGCAACATCACCGAGATCTACGCCGGCGCCGACCAACAGGCTGTCGTCGGTCTGCTCGCTCGGATGG CGGTGGATCGTTCCATCATGTCGTCCATACGCGACGCGCGGGAGGCCGTCATCAACGCCTGCATCGACTGCCTGGCGCAGTACCGGAACTCGGTCGCCGGGCAACAGCTGGGGGCGCTGATGGCGCCGTGGTCGTTGCGAATGTTTCCGCTGTACATCCTGGCACTGCTCAAACAC CCTGCGTTCCGACTGGGCACGAGCACGCGTCTGGACGACCGCGTGAACACGATGAACCAACTGAAGGCTCTCCCGCTGGCGTCCAACATGATGGCACTCCACCCCTACATGTACGCCGTGCACAACTTGAACGACGAG GGAGCGCTGACGATCCGGGACCAGATCATCCCCCAGCCACCGATCCTGTCCCTGTCGTCAGAGAGGCTCAGCAGAGACGGCGCTTTTCTACTGGACAACggagag ggCGTGTTCATGTTCGTGGGTCGGTCCATCTCGGTCCAGTTCTGTATGGATGTGCTGGGAGTGGAGAGTTTTGCTGCTATTCCTGATGTTATG TTTGAGCTGCCTGAGCTGGATAACGCCAACTCGGAGCGAGTCCGGAGTTTTGTGGGCTGGCTCAGGGAACAGAGACCCTTCTTCCCTCCCCTGCAAATTATCAG AGAGGACAGCCGACAGAGGATGGTGTTTCTGCAGCACCTCGTCGAGGACAGATCAGAGTCCATGTTCTCTTACTACGAGTTCCTACAACACATACAGAAGGAGGCCTGCAAGTAG
- the LOC136448096 gene encoding protein transport protein Sec24A-like isoform X1: MADPQAPFRPGVAPPPPGAQLQNGPSTNVGKPMPGPPMPGQQMVPPPGAGPPPPGHMYGTKPYAPGPYQGAGPPSSKPLAPPPSSGGYTNMYNQQGGAGPPPSSLHNSAPPLNQRNFTSTYGPSSAGGMPPPPSSGQYASPPGGRGGLGLPPSGPVPNGQTYGQPPASRPGMVPPHSAGYQPGMPHSSRQGGVPPPPSSMGQPASGMRPPPPSSMAPPPTSMGPPPISVAPPPSSVGPPPSSMVPPRSMGQPYTSQPSPAPPPAKSALPPPTSFSNQPNQTVPSSRGGQGGVPPPPLPGQTYTPQQRPTGPPPTGQQYGPAQGLAPPPSGQRQPGPPTATVAPLTQAHTHLTPYYQPTGHRDTPGSSSGPPSARSSTAPSPIPTQNFDAIEGGGVMPSYPGPPGPQMGPPSGPPTSQAMRRQYPHDPSVPSSGQEPIRVSGTMAPVSTAQGSFPPPPGAQPGYAPYGQVPPPPTSMGTAPPPSSKGFGPPPPGGQGMMPPPPGTQGSMPPPPSSMGQYQGGLPPPPSSQQGGMPPPPTSMGQFQGGLPPPGQQRPPLPQGGMPPPQGQQPGMYGQQMQQTPNDLASPFGGLTVAGGESRAVNLLQNRNICPPEPVEPPKANLRDDLKKVNTSPDLFRCTLTTLPQNQNLLNKCKLPLGILLHPFKDLSHLPVITSSVIVRCRSCRTYINPFVTFIDSRRWKCNLCYRVNDLPEEFMYNPLTKSYGEPHKRPEVQNSTIELIAPSEYMLRPPQPAVYLFVLDVSHNAVEMGYLHSFCRVLLDELERFPGDARTAIGFLTFDKVLHFYNLAEGLSQPQMLIVSDTEDVFLPSPDNLLVNLQESKELIQDLLHQLPEMFADNTETHSALGPALQVAHKLMTPTGGRVCVFQSCLPSLGPGALKPREDPNQRAGTDVQHLGPATDFYKRMALECAGQQIAVDMFFMPGQYTDIATLSGVAKYSGGATFYFPGFHPVRGPAQVTRFERDLRRYLTRKIGFEAVMRIRCTRGLSIHTFHGNFFVRSTDLLSLPNVNPDAGFAMQVSIEEALVDSSTACFQAALLYTSSKGERRIRVHTMALPVSSNITEIYAGADQQAVVGLLARMAVDRSIMSSIRDAREAVINACIDCLAQYRNSVAGQQLGALMAPWSLRMFPLYILALLKHPAFRLGTSTRLDDRVNTMNQLKALPLASNMMALHPYMYAVHNLNDEGALTIRDQIIPQPPILSLSSERLSRDGAFLLDNGEGVFMFVGRSISVQFCMDVLGVESFAAIPDVMFELPELDNANSERVRSFVGWLREQRPFFPPLQIIREDSRQRMVFLQHLVEDRSESMFSYYEFLQHIQKEACK, encoded by the exons ATGGCCGATCCACAGGCACCTTTCCGGCCGGGAGTCGCGCCACCCCCGCCCGGAGCCCAGCTGCAAAATGGCCCCAGTACCAACGTGGGCAAACCCATGCCAG GCCCCCCCATGCCAGGTCAGCAGATGGTACCACCCCCAGGAgcaggcccccctccccccggacACATGTACGGAACCAAACCCTACGCGCCAGGACCGTACCAAGGCGCTGGGCCCCCCTCCAGCAAACCGCTAGCTCCCCCACCTTCAAGCGGGGGGTATACGAACATGTATAACCAGCAGGGGGGTGCCggcccccctccctcatcgTTACACAACTCCGCACCCCCCCTGAATCAGAGAAATTTTACAAGTACGTATGGACCCTCTAGTGCAGGGGGAATGCCCCCACCCCCCTCGAGTGGACAGTATGCGTCCCCCCCTGGGGGTAGGGGCGGGTTAGGACTGCCCCCGAGCGGACCGGTGCCAAACGGACAGACGTATGGACAACCCCCCGCATCCAGGCCAGGAATGGTACCTCCCCATAGTGCGGGATACCAGCCCGGAATGCCACACTCGAGCAGACAGGGGGGAGTACCCCCGCCTCCTTCATCAATGGGACAGCCAGCGTCAGGCATGAggcccccacccccctcctcaATGGCACCTCCCCCTACATCGATGGGGCCTCCCCCAATATCAgtcgcccctcccccttcctcaGTTGGACCACCCCCATCTTCCATGGTACCTCCCAGGTCTATGGGACAGCCGTACACAAGTCAGCCCAGCCCAGCCCCCCCTCCAGCAAAGTCAGCTCTCCCACCTCCCACATCTTTTAGCAACCAACCAAACCAGACTGTACCATCCAGCAGGGGAGGGCAGGGTGGCGTCCCTCCTCCACCACTACCAGGACAGACCTACACCCCCCAGCAGAGGCCAACCGGACCTCCCCCCACGGGTCAGCAGTATGGACCGGCCCAAGGTTTGGCCCCCCCACCCTCGGGTCAGAGGCAGCCTGGGCCACCAACAG CTACAGTGGCTCCGCTAACCCAGGCACACACCCACCTGACCCCATACTACCAACCCACGGGTCACAGGGACACACCCGGGTCCTCATCAG GTCCACCCTCGGCAAGGTCGTCCACAGCGCCCTCCCCCATCCCCACACAGAACTTCGACGCCATCGAGGGAGGCGGAGTCATGCCCTCGTACCCTG GACCCCCCGGCCCCCAGATGGGCCCTCCCAGCGGTCCGCCCACCAGCCAGGCAATGAGGAGACAGTACCCACACGAT CCCTCAGTCCCGTCATCAGGACAGGAGCCGATCAGGGTGAGCGGGACGATGGCGCCGGTCTCCACCGCCCAGGGGAGCTTCCCCCCACCCCCAGGTGCACAGCCGGGGTACGCACCCTACGGCCaggtcccccctccccccaccagcATGGGCACAGCACCCCCGCCCAGCAGTAAAGGCTTCGGACCACCTCCCCCCGGGGGCCAGGGGATGATGCCCCCACCCCCGGGCACCCAAGGATCCatgcccccacccccctccagTATGGGGCAGTACCAGGGGggtctcccccctcccccctcctcaCAGCAAGGCGGTATGCCCCCACCTCCCACCAGTATGGGGCAGTTCCAGGGGGGTCTCCCCCCTCCAGGTCAGCAAAGACCTCCCCTGCCCCAGGGGGGAATGCCCCCACCCCAGGGGCAGCAGCCTGGTATGTACGGACAGCAGATGCAGCAG ACCCCCAACGACCTTGCCAGTCCGTTCGGGGGGCTGACGGTCGCGGGCGGCGAGTCGCGGGCCGTCAACCTGCTCCAGAACCGCAACATCTGCCCGCCAGAGCCGGTCGAACCACCCAAGGCCAACCTGAGGGACGACCTGAAGAAAGTCAACACCAGTCCTGA CCTGTTCCGCTGCACGCTGACGACCCTGCCGCAGAACCAGAACCTGCTCAACAAGTGCAAACTGCCGCTGGGGATCCTGCTGCACCCCTTCAAGGACCTCTCC CATCTGCCTGTGATCACGTCCAGCGTGATCGTGCGCTGCCGCTCCTGTCGGACGTACATCAACCCCTTCGTCACCTTCATCGACAGCAGGAGGTGGAAGTGCAATCTCTGCTATAGGGTCAATGACT TACCAGAGGAGTTTATGTACAACCCACTAACCAAGAGTTACGGGGAGCCACACAAGAGACCGGAGGTCCAGAACTCAACTATAGAGCTCATAGCACCCTCAGAATACATG ttGAGGCCGCCACAGCCTGCTGTTTACCTCTTTGTGCTGGACGTATCCCACAATGCCGTGGAGATGGGCTACCTGCACTCGTTCTGCCGCGTGCTATTGGACGAGCTCGAGAGATTTCCGGGCGACGCCCGCACCGCCATCGGCTTCCTGACGTTCGACAAGGTCCTGCACTTCTACAACCTGGCGGAGGGGCTGTCGCAGCCGCAGATGCTCATCGTGTCAGACACGGAAG ATGTGTTCCTGCCGTCGCCTGACAACCTCCTGGTCAACCTGCAGGAGTCAAAAGAG ctgaTCCAGGACCTGCTGCACCAGCTGCCGGAGATGTTCGCTGACAACACCGAGACCCACAGTGCACTGGGGCCGGCGCTGCAAGTCGCTCACAAACTCATG accCCTACAGGCGGGCGAGTATGCGTGTTCCAGTCCTGTTTGCCGTCTCTCGGACCGGGAGCGCTCAAGCCGCGGGAAGACCCCAACCAGCGAGCCGGAACT GATGTGCAGCACCTCGGGCCTGCCACAGACTTCTACAAGCGGATGGCGCTGGAGTGCGCCGGTCAGCAGATCGCTGTGGACATGTTCTTCATGCCGGGACAGTACACGGACATCGCTACACTGT CTGGCGTGGCGAAATACTCGGGCGGCGCCACGTTCTACTTCCCCGGGTTTCACCCCGTTCGCGGCCCGGCGCAGGTCACACGGTTCGAGCGCGACTTGCGCCGGTACCTCACCAGGAAGATCGGCTTCGAGGCCGTCATGAGGATACGATGCACGAGAG GACTGAGCATCCACACATTCCACGGGAACTTCTTCGTGCGCTCGACGGACCTTCTCTCGCTCCCGAACGTGAACCCGGACGCCGGCTTCGCCATGCAGGTGTCGATCGAAGAGGCCCTGGTGGACAGCAGCACGGCCTGCTTCCAGGCAGCCCTGCTCTACACAAGCAGCAAAG GAGAGCGGAGGATCCGGGTGCACACGATGGCGCTGCCCGTCAGCAGCAACATCACCGAGATCTACGCCGGCGCCGACCAACAGGCTGTCGTCGGTCTGCTCGCTCGGATGG CGGTGGATCGTTCCATCATGTCGTCCATACGCGACGCGCGGGAGGCCGTCATCAACGCCTGCATCGACTGCCTGGCGCAGTACCGGAACTCGGTCGCCGGGCAACAGCTGGGGGCGCTGATGGCGCCGTGGTCGTTGCGAATGTTTCCGCTGTACATCCTGGCACTGCTCAAACAC CCTGCGTTCCGACTGGGCACGAGCACGCGTCTGGACGACCGCGTGAACACGATGAACCAACTGAAGGCTCTCCCGCTGGCGTCCAACATGATGGCACTCCACCCCTACATGTACGCCGTGCACAACTTGAACGACGAG GGAGCGCTGACGATCCGGGACCAGATCATCCCCCAGCCACCGATCCTGTCCCTGTCGTCAGAGAGGCTCAGCAGAGACGGCGCTTTTCTACTGGACAACggagag ggCGTGTTCATGTTCGTGGGTCGGTCCATCTCGGTCCAGTTCTGTATGGATGTGCTGGGAGTGGAGAGTTTTGCTGCTATTCCTGATGTTATG TTTGAGCTGCCTGAGCTGGATAACGCCAACTCGGAGCGAGTCCGGAGTTTTGTGGGCTGGCTCAGGGAACAGAGACCCTTCTTCCCTCCCCTGCAAATTATCAG AGAGGACAGCCGACAGAGGATGGTGTTTCTGCAGCACCTCGTCGAGGACAGATCAGAGTCCATGTTCTCTTACTACGAGTTCCTACAACACATACAGAAGGAGGCCTGCAAGTAG